From Drosophila nasuta strain 15112-1781.00 chromosome X, ASM2355853v1, whole genome shotgun sequence, one genomic window encodes:
- the LOC132797066 gene encoding uncharacterized protein LOC132797066 isoform X1: MSALDSYLKRPAKSGATSTSTAIRTSGSQLSDAAIAATTADVDDLKTDIPYFDDPQPPEQQQQTEQQQQQPQHRYASAWSPPDENVDDDDTPEPELERETELELEPELDTEQGNDNDNELGNELDDSYADEDYTSGSSSYYQAPTPANSEIMLRPPSNSSFHYNYPTPAPGAGPGPGGGGHGAIAGSSGNVSGQQRLHASGYTHSQTTLAPPPPSSAVSGFYPNMWYPNAPYGSGGAGGGGGGPGPGAAHGYGRYGGFGGVPPGAAAYAAAAAHGMLQHGHHPHQHPHPHSMHPHPHPHHPHPHPHSHHPHAHAHHQHPHETMMEMFQLSNSGREARNRAEKNRRDKLNGSIQELSTMVPHVAESPRRVDKTAVLRFAAHGLRLKYVFGKMLHEHRPQVTDTLMGMLDSFFLTLTCHGQILLISSSIEQHLGHCQTDLYGQSILQITHPEDHEMLKQQLIPTELENLFDAHAEATEAGPSGGGACGDGEQRQRSKSEEDYIDHKLRDDKRSFRVRLARAGPRSEPTAYEVVKIDGCFRRSDEAPRGVRSNTFSSSLQLIRRTRGRDDAIPLHTISGNDIVLTACARIIRPPKIVNRLFDANTLEYRTRHLIDGRIIDCDQRIGIVAGYMTDEVRNLNPFTFMHNDDVRWVIVALRQMYDCNSSYGESTYRLFTRNGNIIYLQSKGFLEIDKETNKVHSFVCVNTLLDDEEGKRRVQEMKKKFSVIINTQIPQSTVDVPASEHPAQLEKAVLCLIQNLQNSVSDNDTDQQDGDDDEDDEIEEGFGNMSSYGQLTYRQLNEHQTQHEQQHHQQQQQHQLQQQHQQHPHHQQHHQQQQQHQHSHQARSHHTYLESPMSQARLSAGHGMSSAKTPPLALVPPETASVKSSISKSVSVVNVTAAKHLRGIHATASAVKSPSSKSTTSTMLDSCSCLDAGDMDCDYCQGGPLTPETLVSSSNNSSTNNLKRSGSVSGVPNAQELAKRRFMNSTGDDLTAEIEDVLSNSLQQIERNLNHQLNMAAQLRDQNNRFELPLASQRMEEIMILQEEHEKQSKLYVNIKSEYEEHLQNNKASTAAKSESDSTSTGGVGGGRSSGAGGEAAGDAVSELDQLSPR, translated from the exons ATGAGCGCCCTCGACTCGTACCTGAAGCGTCCAGCGAAGTCGGGCgcaacttcgacttcgacgGCGATCAGGACGAGCGGCAGCCAGTTGAGTGATGCGGCGATAGCGGCGACAACGGCGGACGTGGATGATCTCAAAACAGACATTCCCTACTTTGATGATCCACAGCCgccagagcagcagcagcaaacagagcagcagcagcagcagccgcagcatcGCTATGCATCCGCCTGGTCGCCGCCGGATGAGAatgtcgatgacgatgataCACCGGAGCCTGAACTAGAGCGGGAAacggaactggaactggagcCGGAGTTGGACACCGAGCagggcaacgacaacgacaacgaactGGGCAACGAGCTGGACGACAGCTATGCGGATGAGGATTACAcgagcggcagcagcagctattATCAAGCGCCCACGCCAGCCAACAGCGAGATTATGTTGCGCCCGCCATCCAACTCCAGTTTCCACTACAACTATCCAACGCCAGCACCCGGTGCCGGGCCAGGACCAGGTGGCGGTGGTCACGGTGCCATCGCTGGCAGCAGTGGCAACGTCAGCGGACAACAGCGACTCCATGCCTCCGGCTACACACATTCCCAGACAACGCTGGCGCCGCCACCGCCGTCGTCAGCGGTCAGCGGTTTCTATCCCAACATGTGGTATCCCAATGCGCCATATGGCAGTGGTGGAGCaggaggcggaggaggcggACCGGGACCAGGAGCAGCACATGGCTATGGGCGTTATGGTGGATTTGGTGGCGTGCCGCCTGGAGCAGCCGCATatgcagcggcagcggcgcaTGGCATGCTCCAGCATGGCCATCACCCGCATCAACATCCGCATCCGCATTCGATGCATCCGCACCCGCATCCACACCATCCGCATCCACATCCGCACTCGCATCATCCACATGCACATGCGCATCACCAGCATCCGCACGAGACGATGATGGAAATGTTTCAGCTCTCCAATAG CGGTCGCGAGGCACGCAACCGGGCGGAGAAGAATCGCCGCGACAAACTGAATGGCTCCATACAGGAACTGTCCACAATGGTGCCACATGTGGCAGAGTCCCCGCGACGTGTTGACAAAACGGCTGTTCTGCGTTTTGCTGCACACGGTTTGCGGCTCAAATACG TGTTTGGCAAGATGCTGCACGAGCATCGGCCGCAGGTGACAGATACACTGATGGGTATGCTGGATAGCTTTTTCCTGACGCTCACGTGTCATGGTCAAATACTGTTAATATCGTCGAGCATCGAACAGCATTTGGGCCATTGTCAGACGGATCTGTACGGCCAGAGCATATTGCAGATCACACATCCCGAGGACCATGAAATGCTCAAGCAACAGCTCATACCCACCGAGCTCGAGAATCTCTTCGATGCGCACGCTGAAGCCACCGAAGCGGGCCCCAGCGGCGGTGGTGCCTGTGGTGATGGTGAACAGCGTCAGCGCAGTAAATCTGAGGAGGATTATATCGATCACAAGTTGCGCGATGATAAGCGCAGTTTTCGTGTGCG GTTGGCGCGCGCAGGTCCTCGCTCCGAACCCACTGCCTACGAGGTGGTCAAGATCGATGGCTGCTTTCGACGCAGCGATGAGGCACCGCGTGGCGTGCGCTCCAATACATTTAGCTCCAGCCTGCAACTGATACGACGAACACGCGGACGTGACGATGCCATTCCATTGCACACAATTAGTGGCAATGATATT GTGTTGACGGCGTGTGCGCGCATCATAAGGCCACCAAAGATCGTGAATCGTCTGTTCGATGCCAATACGCTGGAGTACCGCACCAGGCATCTGATCGATGGTCGGATTATTGACTGCGACCAGCGCATTGGCATCGTGGCCGGCTACATGACGGATGAGGTGCGCAACCTAAATCCATTTACCTTCATGCACAACGACGATGTCCGCTGGGTGATTGTCGCGTTGCGTCAGA tGTATGACTGCAACAGTTCGTATGGCGAGTCAACGTACCGGTTGTTCACGCGCAATGGAAATATCATTTACCTGCAGTCCAAGGGATTTCTCGAGATTGACAAGGAGACAAACAAGGTGCACTCATTTGTTTGCGTCAACACGCTGCTGGACGACGAGGAGGGCAAACGACGGGTTCAAGAGATGAAAAAGAAATTCTCGGTGATTATCAACACACAAATACCGCAGTCAACAGTCGATGTGCCCGCCTCCGAGCATCCCGCCCAGCTGGAGAAAGCCGTGCTGTGTTTAATACAAAATCTGCAGAATAGCGTGTCGGACAACGATACCGATCAGCAGGATGGCGACGATGACGAGGACGATGAGATCGAAGAGGGTTTCGGCAACATGTCATCCTACGGTCAGTTAACCTATCGCCAACTGAACGAGCATCAAACCCAGCACgagcaacagcatcatcaacagcagcagcagcaccaactgcagcagcaacatcagcagcacccgcaccatcagcaacatcatcaacagcagcaacagcatcagcattcACATCAAGCCCGCTCACATCACACGTACCTCGAGAGTCCCATGTCCCAGGCGCGTCTGAGCGCAGGTCATGGCATGAGCAGCGCCAAGACGCCGCCGCTGGCACTGGTGCCGCCTGAGACGGCATCGGTGAAGTCATCGATATCGAAGAGTGTCAGTGTCGTGAATGTGACGGCCGCAAAGCATTTGCGTGGCATCCACGCCACAGCTTCAGCTGTTAAATCGCCCAGCTCAAAGTCAACGACGTCCACAATGCTGGACAGCTGCAGTTGCCTAGATGCCGGCGACATGGACTGCGATTATTGCCAGGGTGGCCCTCTGACGCCCGAGACGctcgtcagcagcagcaacaacagctcgACCAACAATCTGAAGCGCAGCGGCAGCGTCAGCGGTGTGCCAAATGCTCAGGAGTTGGCTAAGCGACGCTTCATGAACAGCACGGGAGATGATCTGACTG CTGAGATTGAAGACGTGCTAAGCAACTCGTTGCAACAAATCGAGCGCAATCTGAACCATCAGCTCAACATGGCAGCCCAGCTGCGGGATCAAAACAATCGCTTCGAGCTGCCACTGGCCAGCCAGCGAATGGAAGAGATCATG attttgcAGGAGGAGCACGAGAAGCAGAGCAAACTGTATGTGAACATCAAGAGTGAGTACGAGGAGCATTTGCAAAATAACAAAGCCAGCACAGCAGCAAAGTCCGAGAGTGATTCGACAAGCACTGGAGGAGTCGGAGGAGGAAGAAGCAGTGGAGCTGGTGGCGAAGCAGCTGGAGATGCGGTCAGCGAATTGGATCAGTTGTCACCACGCTGA
- the LOC132797066 gene encoding uncharacterized protein LOC132797066 isoform X2: MSALDSYLKRPAKSGATSTSTAIRTSGSQLSDAAIAATTADVDDLKTDIPYFDDPQPPEQQQQTEQQQQQPQHRYASAWSPPDENVDDDDTPEPELERETELELEPELDTEQGNDNDNELGNELDDSYADEDYTSGSSSYYQAPTPANSEIMLRPPSNSSFHYNYPTPAPGAGPGPGGGGHGAIAGSSGNVSGQQRLHASGYTHSQTTLAPPPPSSAVSGFYPNMWYPNAPYGSGGAGGGGGGPGPGAAHGYGRYGGFGGVPPGAAAYAAAAAHGMLQHGHHPHQHPHPHSMHPHPHPHHPHPHPHSHHPHAHAHHQHPHETMMEMFQLSNSGREARNRAEKNRRDKLNGSIQELSTMVPHVAESPRRVDKTAVLRFAAHGLRLKYVFGKMLHEHRPQVTDTLMGMLDSFFLTLTCHGQILLISSSIEQHLGHCQTDLYGQSILQITHPEDHEMLKQQLIPTELENLFDAHAEATEAGPSGGGACGDGEQRQRSKSEEDYIDHKLRDDKRSFRVRLARAGPRSEPTAYEVVKIDGCFRRSDEAPRGVRSNTFSSSLQLIRRTRGRDDAIPLHTISGNDIVLTACARIIRPPKIVNRLFDANTLEYRTRHLIDGRIIDCDQRIGIVAGYMTDEVRNLNPFTFMHNDDVRWVIVALRQMYDCNSSYGESTYRLFTRNGNIIYLQSKGFLEIDKETNKVHSFVCVNTLLDDEEGKRRVQEMKKKFSVIINTQIPQSTVDVPASEHPAQLEKAVLCLIQNLQNSVSDNDTDQQDGDDDEDDEIEEGFGNMSSYGQLTYRQLNEHQTQHEQQHHQQQQQHQLQQQHQQHPHHQQHHQQQQQHQHSHQARSHHTYLESPMSQARLSAGHGMSSAKTPPLALVPPETASVKSSISKSVSVVNVTAAKHLRGIHATASAVKSPSSKSTTSTMLDSCSCLDAGDMDCDYCQGGPLTPETLVSSSNNSSTNNLKRSGSVSGVPNAQELAKRRFMNSTGDDLTAEIEDVLSNSLQQIERNLNHQLNMAAQLRDQNNRFELPLASQRMEEIMEEHEKQSKLYVNIKSEYEEHLQNNKASTAAKSESDSTSTGGVGGGRSSGAGGEAAGDAVSELDQLSPR, from the exons ATGAGCGCCCTCGACTCGTACCTGAAGCGTCCAGCGAAGTCGGGCgcaacttcgacttcgacgGCGATCAGGACGAGCGGCAGCCAGTTGAGTGATGCGGCGATAGCGGCGACAACGGCGGACGTGGATGATCTCAAAACAGACATTCCCTACTTTGATGATCCACAGCCgccagagcagcagcagcaaacagagcagcagcagcagcagccgcagcatcGCTATGCATCCGCCTGGTCGCCGCCGGATGAGAatgtcgatgacgatgataCACCGGAGCCTGAACTAGAGCGGGAAacggaactggaactggagcCGGAGTTGGACACCGAGCagggcaacgacaacgacaacgaactGGGCAACGAGCTGGACGACAGCTATGCGGATGAGGATTACAcgagcggcagcagcagctattATCAAGCGCCCACGCCAGCCAACAGCGAGATTATGTTGCGCCCGCCATCCAACTCCAGTTTCCACTACAACTATCCAACGCCAGCACCCGGTGCCGGGCCAGGACCAGGTGGCGGTGGTCACGGTGCCATCGCTGGCAGCAGTGGCAACGTCAGCGGACAACAGCGACTCCATGCCTCCGGCTACACACATTCCCAGACAACGCTGGCGCCGCCACCGCCGTCGTCAGCGGTCAGCGGTTTCTATCCCAACATGTGGTATCCCAATGCGCCATATGGCAGTGGTGGAGCaggaggcggaggaggcggACCGGGACCAGGAGCAGCACATGGCTATGGGCGTTATGGTGGATTTGGTGGCGTGCCGCCTGGAGCAGCCGCATatgcagcggcagcggcgcaTGGCATGCTCCAGCATGGCCATCACCCGCATCAACATCCGCATCCGCATTCGATGCATCCGCACCCGCATCCACACCATCCGCATCCACATCCGCACTCGCATCATCCACATGCACATGCGCATCACCAGCATCCGCACGAGACGATGATGGAAATGTTTCAGCTCTCCAATAG CGGTCGCGAGGCACGCAACCGGGCGGAGAAGAATCGCCGCGACAAACTGAATGGCTCCATACAGGAACTGTCCACAATGGTGCCACATGTGGCAGAGTCCCCGCGACGTGTTGACAAAACGGCTGTTCTGCGTTTTGCTGCACACGGTTTGCGGCTCAAATACG TGTTTGGCAAGATGCTGCACGAGCATCGGCCGCAGGTGACAGATACACTGATGGGTATGCTGGATAGCTTTTTCCTGACGCTCACGTGTCATGGTCAAATACTGTTAATATCGTCGAGCATCGAACAGCATTTGGGCCATTGTCAGACGGATCTGTACGGCCAGAGCATATTGCAGATCACACATCCCGAGGACCATGAAATGCTCAAGCAACAGCTCATACCCACCGAGCTCGAGAATCTCTTCGATGCGCACGCTGAAGCCACCGAAGCGGGCCCCAGCGGCGGTGGTGCCTGTGGTGATGGTGAACAGCGTCAGCGCAGTAAATCTGAGGAGGATTATATCGATCACAAGTTGCGCGATGATAAGCGCAGTTTTCGTGTGCG GTTGGCGCGCGCAGGTCCTCGCTCCGAACCCACTGCCTACGAGGTGGTCAAGATCGATGGCTGCTTTCGACGCAGCGATGAGGCACCGCGTGGCGTGCGCTCCAATACATTTAGCTCCAGCCTGCAACTGATACGACGAACACGCGGACGTGACGATGCCATTCCATTGCACACAATTAGTGGCAATGATATT GTGTTGACGGCGTGTGCGCGCATCATAAGGCCACCAAAGATCGTGAATCGTCTGTTCGATGCCAATACGCTGGAGTACCGCACCAGGCATCTGATCGATGGTCGGATTATTGACTGCGACCAGCGCATTGGCATCGTGGCCGGCTACATGACGGATGAGGTGCGCAACCTAAATCCATTTACCTTCATGCACAACGACGATGTCCGCTGGGTGATTGTCGCGTTGCGTCAGA tGTATGACTGCAACAGTTCGTATGGCGAGTCAACGTACCGGTTGTTCACGCGCAATGGAAATATCATTTACCTGCAGTCCAAGGGATTTCTCGAGATTGACAAGGAGACAAACAAGGTGCACTCATTTGTTTGCGTCAACACGCTGCTGGACGACGAGGAGGGCAAACGACGGGTTCAAGAGATGAAAAAGAAATTCTCGGTGATTATCAACACACAAATACCGCAGTCAACAGTCGATGTGCCCGCCTCCGAGCATCCCGCCCAGCTGGAGAAAGCCGTGCTGTGTTTAATACAAAATCTGCAGAATAGCGTGTCGGACAACGATACCGATCAGCAGGATGGCGACGATGACGAGGACGATGAGATCGAAGAGGGTTTCGGCAACATGTCATCCTACGGTCAGTTAACCTATCGCCAACTGAACGAGCATCAAACCCAGCACgagcaacagcatcatcaacagcagcagcagcaccaactgcagcagcaacatcagcagcacccgcaccatcagcaacatcatcaacagcagcaacagcatcagcattcACATCAAGCCCGCTCACATCACACGTACCTCGAGAGTCCCATGTCCCAGGCGCGTCTGAGCGCAGGTCATGGCATGAGCAGCGCCAAGACGCCGCCGCTGGCACTGGTGCCGCCTGAGACGGCATCGGTGAAGTCATCGATATCGAAGAGTGTCAGTGTCGTGAATGTGACGGCCGCAAAGCATTTGCGTGGCATCCACGCCACAGCTTCAGCTGTTAAATCGCCCAGCTCAAAGTCAACGACGTCCACAATGCTGGACAGCTGCAGTTGCCTAGATGCCGGCGACATGGACTGCGATTATTGCCAGGGTGGCCCTCTGACGCCCGAGACGctcgtcagcagcagcaacaacagctcgACCAACAATCTGAAGCGCAGCGGCAGCGTCAGCGGTGTGCCAAATGCTCAGGAGTTGGCTAAGCGACGCTTCATGAACAGCACGGGAGATGATCTGACTG CTGAGATTGAAGACGTGCTAAGCAACTCGTTGCAACAAATCGAGCGCAATCTGAACCATCAGCTCAACATGGCAGCCCAGCTGCGGGATCAAAACAATCGCTTCGAGCTGCCACTGGCCAGCCAGCGAATGGAAGAGATCATG GAGGAGCACGAGAAGCAGAGCAAACTGTATGTGAACATCAAGAGTGAGTACGAGGAGCATTTGCAAAATAACAAAGCCAGCACAGCAGCAAAGTCCGAGAGTGATTCGACAAGCACTGGAGGAGTCGGAGGAGGAAGAAGCAGTGGAGCTGGTGGCGAAGCAGCTGGAGATGCGGTCAGCGAATTGGATCAGTTGTCACCACGCTGA
- the LOC132797079 gene encoding E3 SUMO-protein ligase ZBED1-like isoform X1, with the protein MNSVASYFKRAVMYDSNSKRKTDIDKALTEMVAKDVQPYNIVENEGFVQYTHVLDPRYKLPSKTHLRDVLMHNYFTETSAKLSAILVNVSNIAVTCDLWTSSANASFLTVTGHFVYNYELKTASLATKKLLSTTNHCSQNIADTLRDIFIEWNILEKTVCIVTDNASSMLKACDLLHIRNLPCFAHTINLVVQDALKVDDPVLQALFTKCKSIVRFFKQSTISNEKLKLAQEGSEYTLLQETPTRWNSFYFMIERIIKMNDAIAKVLLSTTNAPQPFTAEEILMLKDIEKVLAFFQQASEKISGGKYVTISLIIPMTYGLFRKIESVVPLLQTLQGKTLNKILMESIKQRLSVYEQRTVCRMATLLDPRFKKSGFQHSSNAEQAATCFENELAASNQPVAPDSSLQDTLLDFLGERSMNNSVNSRVDAILTKRQYLERAIVGQDIDPLLWMKVNQTDFPAIGSLFAKYLCIPATSVESERTFSKAGEIISERRTRLKEKNVNILLFLNRNSWLK; encoded by the exons ATGAACTCTGTGGCGTCTTACTTTAAAAGAGCCGTCATGTATGATTCAAATTCTAAAAGAAAGACAGACATAGATAAAGCTCTAACTGAAATGGTTGCCAAAGATGTGCAGCCCTACAATATTGTCGAAAACGAAGGGTTCGTGCAATACACTCATGTATTGGATCCTCGGTATAAATTACCCAGCAAGACGCACTTAAGAGATGTGCTGATGCATAATTATTTTACCGAAACTTCTGCCAAGTTATCAGCAATCCTTGTAAATGTTTCGAATATCGCAGTTACGTGTGATTTGTGGACATCAAGTGCCAATGCTAGTTTTTTGACTGTGACGGGTCATTTCGTATATAACTACGAATTAAAAACAGCATCcttagcaacaaaaaaacttcTAAGCACAACTAATCATTGTTCACAAAACATTGCTGATACATTGCGggacatttttattgaatggAACATACTGGAAAAAACTGTATGTATTGTTACCGACAATGCCAGCTCCATGCTTAAAGCATGTGATCTATTGCATATTCGCAATCTGCCATGCTTTGCGCATACTATAAATCTCGTGGTGCAAGATGCTCTAAAAGTTGATGACCCAGTGCTTCAAGCTTTATTTACTAAATGTAAATCAATCGTTCGATTTTTCAAGCAAAGCACTATATCAAATGAAAAGCTCAAATTAGCTCAAGAAGGCTCAGAATATACTTTGTTGCAAGAAACGCCCACTAGGTggaatagtttttattttatgattgagcgtattataaaaatgaacGATGCCATTGCCAAAGTTTTACTATCAACAACGAATGCACCGCAGCCATTTACTGCTGAGGAAATACTTATGCTGAAAGATATTGAAAAAGTATTGGCTTTCTTTCAGCAAGCAAGCGAGAAAATTTCTGGCGGAAAATACGTAACGATATCGCTGATTATTCCCATGACATATGGACTTTTTCGGAAAATCGAAAGTGTTGTACCTTTACTACAAACTCTTCAAGGAAaaactttaaacaaaatattgatgGAATCAATCAAGCAACGTCTTTCCGTATATGAGCAGAGAACAGTCTGCAGGATGGCTACGCTTTTGGATCCACGGTTCAAAAAAAGTGGATTTCAACATAGCTCAAACGCTGAACAAGCAGCAACATGTTTTGAAAATGAGCTGGCCGCAAGTAATCAACCCGTAGCACCGGATTCAAGTTTACAGGATACTTTGTTAGATTTTTTGGGTGAGCGTTCCATGAATAATTCTGTAAACTCAAGAGTAGATGCAATTTTAACTAAGAGGCAGTATCTGGAAAGGGCAATTGTCGGACAAGATATCGACCCTCTATTATGGATGAAG GTGAATCAAACTGATTTCCCTGCCATTGGGAGCCTTTTCGCCAAATATCTTTGCATTCCGGCTACGTCCGTGGAGTCTGAAAGAACATTCAGCAAGGCGGGCGAAATAATATCGGAGAGGCGAACCCGgctcaaagaaaaaaatgttaacattcttttgtttttaaatcgCAACTCTTGGCTGAAATAA
- the LOC132797079 gene encoding E3 SUMO-protein ligase ZBED1-like isoform X2 gives MTYGLFRKIESVVPLLQTLQGKTLNKILMESIKQRLSVYEQRTVCRMATLLDPRFKKSGFQHSSNAEQAATCFENELAASNQPVAPDSSLQDTLLDFLGERSMNNSVNSRVDAILTKRQYLERAIVGQDIDPLLWMKVNQTDFPAIGSLFAKYLCIPATSVESERTFSKAGEIISERRTRLKEKNVNILLFLNRNSWLK, from the exons ATGACATATGGACTTTTTCGGAAAATCGAAAGTGTTGTACCTTTACTACAAACTCTTCAAGGAAaaactttaaacaaaatattgatgGAATCAATCAAGCAACGTCTTTCCGTATATGAGCAGAGAACAGTCTGCAGGATGGCTACGCTTTTGGATCCACGGTTCAAAAAAAGTGGATTTCAACATAGCTCAAACGCTGAACAAGCAGCAACATGTTTTGAAAATGAGCTGGCCGCAAGTAATCAACCCGTAGCACCGGATTCAAGTTTACAGGATACTTTGTTAGATTTTTTGGGTGAGCGTTCCATGAATAATTCTGTAAACTCAAGAGTAGATGCAATTTTAACTAAGAGGCAGTATCTGGAAAGGGCAATTGTCGGACAAGATATCGACCCTCTATTATGGATGAAG GTGAATCAAACTGATTTCCCTGCCATTGGGAGCCTTTTCGCCAAATATCTTTGCATTCCGGCTACGTCCGTGGAGTCTGAAAGAACATTCAGCAAGGCGGGCGAAATAATATCGGAGAGGCGAACCCGgctcaaagaaaaaaatgttaacattcttttgtttttaaatcgCAACTCTTGGCTGAAATAA